A single Carnobacterium inhibens subsp. inhibens DSM 13024 DNA region contains:
- a CDS encoding FAD/NAD(P)-binding protein codes for MDIAIVGAGISGSNVLKSLITHPNFQADDLIDVYEPRQSLGSGLPYEPTDDESIMLNTSSDVLSVDENNELDFTEWLEHHFKEPTNFEQLVSRPHYGKYLVERFSPFYTHEQVRHVQNTVVDVEVLDAATKEPADDTQDGNFVYRIKTEDGWQDGVYDAVFFSVGHPEYNDFYDLKGTENYIHNPYPMKEKLANFDNNQKISVVGSGATGVDLMRFFTSNYELEQPLTFYDLKEPFYCVAIPYEKDDFTYHLTKDWVEEQKEVHGGFIPLQVILDTIKDDLKQENVEPMAVYNRYKSGTLDVFRKAFDMKDQELAAVQKYAANSVPNLPHLYNALSGEDQQEYMKNYYQIMLFFKAKVPYYSYQWLFELIDAGKVETVAGLKEVTVLENGRFQFVTEDSEAEADIVVNATGFINNIETLTKHSELIENLFHRRLIMPHVDGKFILVDWPQCRVINQQYGRMDHLFFLGLLIGGTQHENNDAGQTIQQAQYTAKAFMDER; via the coding sequence ATGGATATTGCTATTGTAGGAGCTGGAATTTCTGGTTCCAATGTATTAAAAAGTTTAATAACTCATCCGAATTTCCAAGCCGATGACTTAATCGATGTCTATGAACCCCGTCAGTCTCTAGGCTCAGGATTACCTTATGAACCAACTGACGACGAATCAATTATGTTAAACACCTCTTCGGATGTGTTGAGTGTGGATGAAAATAATGAATTAGATTTTACGGAATGGTTAGAACATCATTTTAAAGAACCAACGAATTTTGAGCAACTCGTTTCACGGCCACATTATGGAAAATATTTAGTGGAGCGCTTTTCCCCATTCTATACGCACGAACAAGTACGCCACGTTCAAAATACTGTTGTTGACGTTGAAGTGCTAGATGCTGCAACAAAAGAACCAGCAGATGACACACAAGACGGCAATTTTGTGTACCGTATTAAAACGGAAGACGGCTGGCAAGATGGTGTATATGATGCGGTATTCTTTTCAGTCGGACATCCTGAATACAATGATTTCTATGATTTAAAAGGTACTGAAAATTATATTCATAACCCTTACCCAATGAAAGAAAAACTAGCAAATTTTGACAATAATCAAAAGATTTCGGTTGTTGGAAGTGGTGCTACAGGTGTTGACTTGATGCGTTTCTTCACGTCTAATTATGAATTAGAGCAACCCCTAACATTTTATGATTTAAAAGAACCGTTTTACTGTGTAGCTATTCCTTATGAGAAGGATGATTTTACATATCACTTAACAAAAGATTGGGTGGAAGAACAAAAAGAAGTACACGGTGGGTTTATTCCGCTCCAAGTCATACTCGATACGATTAAAGATGATTTAAAACAAGAGAATGTTGAGCCAATGGCAGTTTATAATCGTTATAAATCTGGAACGTTAGATGTTTTCCGCAAAGCATTTGATATGAAAGACCAGGAATTGGCAGCTGTTCAGAAATATGCGGCTAATTCTGTTCCAAATCTTCCGCATTTGTATAATGCATTGTCAGGTGAAGACCAACAAGAGTATATGAAAAACTATTATCAGATTATGTTGTTTTTCAAAGCGAAAGTACCTTACTACAGCTATCAGTGGTTATTTGAATTAATTGATGCGGGTAAAGTAGAAACTGTTGCTGGTTTGAAAGAAGTAACTGTTTTAGAAAATGGACGCTTCCAATTTGTGACGGAGGATAGCGAAGCCGAAGCTGATATTGTCGTTAACGCGACAGGTTTTATAAACAACATTGAAACATTGACTAAACACTCTGAGTTAATTGAAAATCTGTTCCATCGCCGCTTAATTATGCCGCATGTGGATGGGAAATTTATCTTAGTCGATTGGCCACAGTGTCGTGTGATTAACCAACAATATGGACGTATGGATCATTTGTTCTTCCTCGGTCTATTAATTGGTGGAACACAACATGAGAATAATGATGCCGGGCAAACGATTCAGCAAGCCCAATATACAGCAAAAGCGTTTATGGACGAACGATAA
- a CDS encoding GNAT family N-acetyltransferase, producing MKKETILRKMIPEDYDSILDLVINTWDYRSWVPNNLVAPMADFFLSDLLLESDDVFVAQIGDDIVGIVATGLVDQTNIQKISTRKNISSLEKILRITEPDSIFLKYIQTLEINEFLLEKSRKNYDAGLNLLIVKEEFKGLGIGGLLYNHFYDYLKQHQAENFYLFTDNSSNYHYYEHKGLSRVAEKKYYWEPGNNDTLEIYYLYEGTLNLSD from the coding sequence ATTAACACCTGGGATTATCGGTCATGGGTCCCAAATAATTTAGTAGCCCCAATGGCCGATTTTTTTCTAAGTGATCTATTACTAGAATCAGACGATGTTTTTGTTGCTCAAATAGGTGACGACATAGTAGGAATTGTAGCAACCGGATTAGTAGACCAAACCAATATTCAGAAAATCAGTACTAGGAAGAATATTTCTTCATTGGAAAAAATATTACGCATTACTGAACCTGATTCGATCTTTTTGAAATACATTCAAACTCTGGAAATCAATGAATTCCTTTTAGAAAAAAGCCGAAAAAATTATGACGCCGGTTTAAATTTGCTTATCGTGAAAGAAGAATTTAAAGGATTGGGTATTGGTGGACTGTTGTATAATCATTTTTATGATTACCTTAAACAACATCAAGCAGAGAATTTCTATTTGTTTACCGACAACTCTTCTAATTACCATTACTATGAACACAAGGGTCTATCCCGCGTAGCTGAGAAAAAATATTATTGGGAACCAGGAAATAATGATACCTTAGAAATTTACTATCTATATGAAGGAACACTAAACTTATCCGACTAA